The Gymnogyps californianus isolate 813 chromosome Z, ASM1813914v2, whole genome shotgun sequence genome has a window encoding:
- the DNAJC21 gene encoding dnaJ homolog subfamily C member 21 isoform X2: MAFCSPHPPMFETYEDSFDKSTDEETVEQKEVPGVDKDSGSAEELVNDGQRCAVSEDASTTEDVSQVNEAKSEAKSTKPKGKKAKDAKKSAKASSEHPAMNEVPIHCVTCNCAFPSRNKLFEHLKATGHAKATQAPAVNGAVNTRNKKEKRKNR, from the exons ATGGCTTTCTGTTCTCCCCACCCACCCATGTTTGAG ACTTACGAGGACTCTTTTGATAAAAGCACTGATGAAGAAACAGTTGAACAAAAGGAGGTGCCAGGCGTGGACAAGGACAGTGGCTCAGCAGAGGAGCTGGTAAATGATGGCCAAAGGTGTGCTGTGTCAGAGGATGCAAGCACTACAGAAGATGTCAGCCAAGTGAATGAAGCAAAAAGTGAAGCGAAAAG TACTAAgcctaaagggaaaaaagccaaggaTGCAAAAAAGTCTGCTAAGGCATCTTCAGAGCACCCAGCAATG AACGAAGTTCCCATCCACTGTGTAACCTGCAACTGTGCATTTCCATCCCGAAATAAACTGTTTGAACACCTAAAAGCCACAGGACATGCAAAAGCAACACAAGCACCAGCTGTAAATGGAGCTGTAAacaccagaaacaaaaaagagaaacgTAAAAACAGATAG
- the DNAJC21 gene encoding dnaJ homolog subfamily C member 21 isoform X1, with product MAFCSPHPPMFETYEDSFDKSTDEETVEQKEVPGVDKDSGSAEELVNDGQRCAVSEDASTTEDVSQVNEAKSEAKSSTKPKGKKAKDAKKSAKASSEHPAMNEVPIHCVTCNCAFPSRNKLFEHLKATGHAKATQAPAVNGAVNTRNKKEKRKNR from the exons ATGGCTTTCTGTTCTCCCCACCCACCCATGTTTGAG ACTTACGAGGACTCTTTTGATAAAAGCACTGATGAAGAAACAGTTGAACAAAAGGAGGTGCCAGGCGTGGACAAGGACAGTGGCTCAGCAGAGGAGCTGGTAAATGATGGCCAAAGGTGTGCTGTGTCAGAGGATGCAAGCACTACAGAAGATGTCAGCCAAGTGAATGAAGCAAAAAGTGAAGCGAAAAG CAGTACTAAgcctaaagggaaaaaagccaaggaTGCAAAAAAGTCTGCTAAGGCATCTTCAGAGCACCCAGCAATG AACGAAGTTCCCATCCACTGTGTAACCTGCAACTGTGCATTTCCATCCCGAAATAAACTGTTTGAACACCTAAAAGCCACAGGACATGCAAAAGCAACACAAGCACCAGCTGTAAATGGAGCTGTAAacaccagaaacaaaaaagagaaacgTAAAAACAGATAG
- the RAD1 gene encoding cell cycle checkpoint protein RAD1, producing the protein MPLSTQSPASGEPYVLTASLDNARHLSSLLRAVYFRDHATCFATANGLRVTVEDAKCIQANAFIQAEIFQEFAVQEESVTFRINLSVLLDCLTIFGTGSLPGTSTALRMCYRGYGYPLMLFLEEGGVVTVCKINTQEPDELLDFDFCSTKVVNKIILQSEGLREAFAELDMTSEVLQITMSPDKPYFRLSTFGNAGSAHLDYPRDSDLMEAFHCNQTQTNRYKISLLKPSTKALALSCKVSIRTDAQGFLSLQYMIRNEDGQICFVEYYCCPDEDITEAEL; encoded by the exons ATGCCGCTCTCCACGCAGTCGCCCGCTAGCGGCGAGCCGTACGTGCTGACCGCCAGCCTGGACAACGCCCGCCATCTCTCCAGCCTCCTCAGGGCCGTCTACTTCCGGGACCACGCCACCTGCTTCGCCACGGCCAACGGCCTCCGGGTGACGGTGGAGGACGCCAAATGCATCCAAGCCAACGCCTTCATCCAG GCAGAAATTTTTCAGGAATTTGCTGTTCAGGAGGAATCGGTGACGTTCCGTATCAATTTGTCTGTTCTTCTCGACTGCTTGACCATTTTTGGTACTGGTTCTTTGCCAG gaaCATCAACGGCCCTTAGGATGTGTTATCGTGGTTATGGTTATCCCTTGATGCTGTTCTTGGAAGAAGGAGGAGTAGTGACAGTGTGCAAAATTAACACTCAAGAACCTGATGAGTTGTTAGACTTTGATTTCTGCAGTACAAAGGTTGTTAATAAAATTATCCTGCAGTCGGAGGGGTTACGAGAAGCATTTGCCGAACTGGATATGACCAGTGAAGTTCTGCAGATTACCATGTCTCCAGATAAACCCTACTTCAG GTTATCCACTTTTGGAAATGCAGGAAGTGCACATCTGGACTACCCTAGGGACTCCGATCTGATGGAAGCATTCCACTGTAACCAGACCCAGACAAACAG GTACaagatttctttgcttaaaCCATCTACAAAGGCACTGGCTTTATCTTGTAAAGTGTCCATTCGAACAGATGCTCAAGGATTTCTTTCACTGCAGTATATGATTAGGAATGAAGATGGACAGATCTGTTTTGTGGAATACTATTGTTGCCCTGATGAGGATATTACTGAAGCAGAACTGTAG